Proteins co-encoded in one Cricetulus griseus strain 17A/GY chromosome 10, alternate assembly CriGri-PICRH-1.0, whole genome shotgun sequence genomic window:
- the LOC113837420 gene encoding alanine and arginine-rich domain-containing protein, whose amino-acid sequence MGLGDYSHCRPRMPRGLYGVSGRAALWSPAFYPVHRIPCGTWRVEAQEQARASSPVLEHLRRQLERAFQRAAARGRARRAREAVAAVAAAAAAAREERTRARMECALARLRAELLELRLQNHQLARTLLDLNMKMQQLKKQQDLERASKVQSPEDDAMDSECGNA is encoded by the exons ATGGGCTTGGGTGACTACAGCCACTGCCGACCGCGGATGCCCCGGGGACTCTACGGGGTCTCGGGCAGGGCTGCGCTGTGGTCCCCAGCCTTCTACCCGGTGCACCGCATCCCTTGCGGCACCTGGCGCGTCGAGGCTCAGGAGCAGGCCCGGGCATCCAGCCCGGTGCTGGAACACCTCCGGCGACAGCTGGAGCGCGCCTTCCAGCGGGCGGCGGCACGAGGGCGAGCCAGGCGCGCCCGGGAGGCGGTGGCGGCGGTGGCGGCGGCCGCGGCGGCGGCGCGGGAGGAGCGGACCCGGGCGCGCATGGAGTGCGCGCTGGCCCGGCTGCGCGCGGAGCTG CTGGAATTGCGTCTCCAGAACCATCAGCTGGCCCGAACTTTACTGGatttaaacatgaaaatgcaGCAGCTGAAGAAGCAGCAGGACCTGGAGCGAGCATCCAAAGTCCAGAGCCCGGAAGATGACGCGATGGATTCCGAGTGTGGAAACGCATAG